One stretch of Tachysurus fulvidraco isolate hzauxx_2018 chromosome 12, HZAU_PFXX_2.0, whole genome shotgun sequence DNA includes these proteins:
- the mrpl57 gene encoding ribosomal protein 63, mitochondrial, with amino-acid sequence MMSGAVHCGIVLCAYGGCHCVLQQNYREFKKRMFLTLALLRKGIPGQQWIGKWRRPRHVTWQMKRNTVERLEREAQNEYWLSRPYLSHEQERGHAHARRTHTWETIRHARQSTFPQHTSITEHLKHLNITRTWS; translated from the exons ATGATGTCAGGCgcggtgcattgtgggattgtGCTATGTGCTTATGGAGGATGCCATTGTGTGCTACAGCAGAATTAcagagaatttaaaaaaag AATGTTCCTGACTCTGGCCCTGCTGCGGAAGGGAATTCCAGGCCAGCAATGGATCGGGAAATGGCGCAGGCCACGTCACGTTACCTGGCAGATGAAGCGGAACACGGTGGAGCGACTGGAGCGTGAGGCTCAGAACGAGTACTGGCTGAGTCGACCTTACCTGAGCCACGAGCAGGAGAGAGGCCACGCCCACGCTCGCCGCACACACACCTGGGAGACCATCCGCCATGCCCGCCAGTCCACCTTCCCCCAACACACCTCCATAACTGAACACCTGAAGCACCTCAACATTACCCGCACCTGGAGCTAA